One Enterococcus silesiacus genomic window carries:
- a CDS encoding transporter, with amino-acid sequence MEQKQLRWFTVGLIAFNMVWGLGNVVNNYAQQGISVVTSWVLILVLYFIPYALIVGQLGSTFKDSSGGVSSWVQNTSTKRLAYYAAWTYWVVHIPYLAQKPQLVLIAFGWAIQGNGDIVNNFSVVGITLISLAIFLVFLLLSTKGLMTLKVIGGMAGTAIFVMSMLFILLAVGAPMMNSTVEFATPHMDKISTYIPKFDFSYFTTVSMLVFAVGGAEKISPYVNSMRNPAKEFPKGMIFLAAMVGVSAVLGSFAMGMLFASNNIPEDLMANGAYTAFQLLGEYYGVGNLLMIIYAITNGIGQISALAFSIDAPLQILLADADPDYVPAALRKRSKKGTLVNGYLLTGILVSIIIVLPMFGIDNIKELVKWLTNLNSVVMPMRYLWVFFAYMMLNKAYKNYTSEYKFIKNPKIAFAFGLWCFLFTAFACILGMVPKIDFNTDPKAWFFQLASNVITPIVLILLGMILPALARRDKKKA; translated from the coding sequence ATGGAACAAAAGCAATTGCGATGGTTTACTGTTGGTCTGATCGCTTTCAACATGGTTTGGGGCTTAGGTAATGTCGTGAATAACTATGCGCAACAAGGGATTTCTGTTGTGACATCTTGGGTTTTGATTTTGGTCTTATACTTTATTCCCTATGCATTGATCGTAGGACAACTTGGTTCAACGTTTAAAGACAGTAGCGGAGGCGTTAGTTCGTGGGTACAAAATACTAGTACGAAACGCTTGGCTTATTATGCAGCGTGGACGTATTGGGTTGTACACATCCCGTATCTAGCTCAAAAGCCTCAATTAGTTCTGATTGCTTTCGGTTGGGCGATCCAAGGGAACGGGGACATTGTAAATAATTTCTCTGTGGTTGGAATCACATTGATTTCGTTAGCTATTTTTCTAGTATTCTTATTGCTATCGACAAAAGGCTTGATGACTTTAAAAGTTATTGGAGGAATGGCAGGAACAGCGATTTTTGTAATGTCTATGCTGTTCATTTTATTAGCCGTTGGTGCACCAATGATGAATTCAACAGTTGAATTTGCTACACCACACATGGATAAGATCAGTACGTACATACCTAAATTTGATTTTAGTTACTTTACGACCGTCTCCATGCTGGTATTTGCCGTTGGTGGAGCTGAGAAAATTTCACCATACGTAAACTCAATGAGAAACCCAGCAAAAGAATTTCCCAAAGGCATGATTTTCTTAGCTGCAATGGTTGGAGTTTCTGCGGTACTAGGTTCATTTGCGATGGGTATGCTTTTTGCAAGTAATAATATTCCGGAAGATTTAATGGCTAATGGTGCCTATACAGCTTTCCAATTGTTAGGTGAGTATTATGGTGTTGGGAATTTATTAATGATTATTTATGCCATCACAAATGGTATTGGACAAATTTCAGCGCTAGCGTTTTCAATAGATGCGCCACTACAAATTCTTTTAGCTGATGCAGATCCTGATTACGTGCCCGCAGCGTTACGCAAGAGAAGTAAAAAAGGAACTTTGGTCAATGGCTACCTATTAACAGGTATTTTGGTTAGCATTATTATTGTGTTGCCAATGTTTGGTATCGATAATATCAAAGAATTAGTCAAATGGTTGACTAACTTAAATTCTGTTGTGATGCCAATGCGTTATCTATGGGTATTCTTTGCTTATATGATGTTGAATAAAGCGTATAAAAATTATACGTCAGAGTACAAGTTTATTAAAAATCCAAAAATTGCTTTCGCCTTTGGTTTATGGTGCTTCTTGTTTACAGCATTTGCTTGTATTTTAGGGATGGTACCAAAAATCGATTTTAATACTGATCCCAAGGCTTGGTTCTTCCAATTAGCGTCGAATGTCATCACGCCGATTGTGTTGATTTTATTGGGAATGATTTTACCAGCCCTTGCTCGTCGTGATAAAAAGAAAGCTTAA
- a CDS encoding GTPase yields the protein MKNIFKKKTTDEKKRSSKKASKESTKKEQNSVTPDEKEFDSFFSEVIKKFPEKTSSIILNSYGKSKERAEQILAKSKNQFDSIFDEFLQGVDEDTRKKCHKTIHAASLTAAIIGCSPIPFSDAFLLVPVQLTMMARLHKIFGQSWSESMGKSLGKEIVVVGLGKSAVGNIIKLIPAVGTVTGAAINATVASTITETLGWVTVKMLNDGEDIFEQTMTFKGQFQTLFKAVQNSNKKSK from the coding sequence ATGAAGAACATTTTTAAGAAAAAGACGACAGATGAAAAGAAGAGAAGTTCAAAAAAAGCGTCAAAAGAGAGCACGAAAAAAGAGCAGAATAGTGTGACTCCAGATGAAAAAGAATTTGATTCTTTTTTTTCAGAAGTAATCAAAAAATTTCCTGAAAAAACTTCTTCCATTATTCTGAATAGTTATGGAAAATCGAAAGAACGTGCTGAACAAATCCTAGCTAAAAGCAAAAATCAGTTTGATAGTATTTTTGATGAATTTTTACAAGGTGTGGATGAGGATACCCGTAAAAAATGTCATAAAACGATTCATGCGGCTTCTTTGACTGCTGCAATTATAGGTTGTTCACCAATCCCTTTTTCGGATGCATTTTTACTTGTTCCAGTTCAATTAACGATGATGGCTCGTTTACATAAAATTTTTGGGCAATCCTGGTCCGAAAGTATGGGCAAAAGTTTAGGCAAAGAAATTGTTGTTGTAGGCTTGGGCAAAAGTGCCGTCGGAAATATAATCAAACTAATTCCAGCTGTAGGCACTGTTACAGGTGCTGCCATTAACGCCACAGTTGCAAGTACAATTACAGAAACGCTAGGTTGGGTGACTGTAAAAATGTTAAACGATGGAGAAGATATCTTCGAACAAACGATGACATTTAAGGGGCAATTTCAAACATTGTTTAAAGCAGTACAAAATTCCAATAAAAAATCGAAGTAG
- a CDS encoding methionine aminopeptidase (catalyzes the removal of N-terminal amino acids from peptides and arylamides; generally Co(II) however activity has been shown for some methionine aminopeptidases with Zn, Fe, or Mn), producing MITLKSKREIEKMAESGALLADVHKQLRTFIKPGITSWDIEVFVRDYIESHGGIAAQIGFEEYEYATCCSINDEICHGFPRKKVLQDGDLIKVDMCIDLNGAISDSCWSYAVGNTTEETQKLMEVTKKALYLGIEQAQIGKRVGDIGHAIQSYVEAQGYSVVRDFIAHGIGPTIHEEPFFAHYGENGKGLRLKEGMTITIEPMVNAGSWRMGMEPNGWTAKTKDGSLSCQYEHSLAITKDGPVILTSQGEEGTY from the coding sequence TTGATTACATTAAAATCAAAAAGAGAAATAGAGAAAATGGCTGAATCGGGTGCTTTACTTGCGGATGTGCATAAACAACTACGAACGTTTATTAAACCAGGGATTACTAGCTGGGATATTGAAGTCTTTGTTCGAGATTATATTGAGAGCCATGGTGGAATTGCTGCTCAGATTGGGTTTGAGGAGTATGAATATGCAACGTGCTGCAGTATTAATGATGAAATTTGTCATGGGTTCCCGAGAAAAAAAGTGCTTCAAGATGGTGATTTGATCAAAGTTGATATGTGCATTGATTTAAATGGGGCGATTTCAGATTCTTGCTGGTCGTATGCAGTAGGAAACACAACAGAGGAAACACAAAAATTAATGGAAGTGACTAAAAAAGCCTTATATTTGGGGATTGAGCAAGCGCAAATTGGCAAGCGTGTTGGGGACATTGGTCACGCAATTCAAAGCTATGTTGAGGCACAAGGATATAGTGTTGTGCGTGATTTTATCGCTCACGGAATTGGACCTACGATCCACGAGGAACCGTTTTTTGCTCATTATGGAGAAAATGGTAAGGGGTTACGATTAAAAGAAGGCATGACGATAACGATAGAGCCGATGGTCAACGCTGGTTCATGGAGAATGGGTATGGAGCCAAATGGTTGGACTGCTAAAACAAAAGACGGGAGTTTAAGTTGTCAGTATGAGCATAGCCTAGCGATTACAAAAGACGGCCCTGTGATTTTAACCTCACAAGGAGAAGAAGGAACGTATTGA